The Streptomyces sp. RKAG293 genome includes a region encoding these proteins:
- the map gene encoding type I methionyl aminopeptidase, which yields MVEIKTDAALEAMREAGRVVAQALGAVRGAAAVGVRLRELDVVARDVLRAAGARSPFLGYQPAFAPVPFPAVICASVNDAVVHGIPGDYRLRDGDLVSIDCGAELDGWAGDAAISFIVGTPRPADLRLIDATQRALDAGIAAAVPGNRIGDISHAVGTVAEAAGCGMPADFGGHGIGRRMHEDPGVPNRGRPGRGFPLRHGLALAIEPMLMAGGRDDYRTDPDGWTLRTTDGSRAAHIEHTVAVTADGPRVLTLP from the coding sequence ATGGTGGAGATCAAGACCGACGCGGCGCTGGAGGCGATGCGCGAGGCCGGGCGCGTCGTGGCCCAGGCGCTCGGAGCCGTCCGCGGGGCGGCGGCCGTAGGGGTCCGGCTGCGGGAGCTGGACGTCGTGGCCCGTGACGTCCTGCGTGCGGCCGGGGCGCGTTCTCCGTTCCTCGGCTATCAGCCGGCATTCGCCCCGGTGCCGTTCCCGGCGGTGATCTGCGCCTCGGTCAACGACGCGGTCGTGCACGGCATCCCCGGCGACTACCGGCTGCGCGACGGCGATCTGGTCAGCATCGACTGCGGGGCGGAGCTCGACGGCTGGGCCGGCGACGCCGCCATCAGCTTCATCGTCGGCACCCCCCGCCCCGCCGACCTGCGGCTCATCGACGCCACCCAGCGGGCGCTGGACGCCGGCATAGCGGCCGCCGTCCCGGGCAACCGGATCGGGGACATCTCGCACGCCGTCGGCACCGTCGCCGAGGCGGCCGGCTGCGGTATGCCCGCGGACTTCGGCGGGCACGGCATCGGCCGCCGGATGCACGAGGATCCGGGAGTGCCCAACCGCGGCCGCCCCGGCCGCGGCTTCCCGCTGCGGCACGGTCTCGCGCTCGCCATCGAACCGATGCTGATGGCGGGCGGACGTGACGACTACCGAACCGATCCCGACGGTTGGACACTGCGCACCACCGACGGCAGCCGGGCCGCCCACATCGAGCACACCGTCGCCGTCACGGCGGACGGCCCCCGCGTCCTCACCCTGCCCTGA
- the lysA gene encoding diaminopimelate decarboxylase, which yields MTATSLVPALATAPAADPSSLVVWPASARSAAHGDVTVAGVSLAEAADRFGTPLYVLDEGEFRDRCRTYRAAFPEADVIYAAKAFLCRALLHWVEEEGLGLDVCSAGELELAVTTGFPPERIVLHGNAKSPKDLSAAVRLGVARIVVDSASEINHLAVLVPRGTRQQVMVRVVPDVSAGGHAAVRTGTDGQKFGLSITDGSAEEAVVRILGRPELELVGLHCHIGSQIAEVEPYITALRRLIGLLARIRDDHGVVLPQLDLGGGHAVAYRPGEDVLDVAALAARVRTELADGCARAGLPLPRLTIEPGRAIAGPAGVAVYRVLSVKDTGGQRFVAVDGGMSDNPRPALYGVRYAPRLIGRGSTAPVRPVTVVGRHCEAGDVLAAGAALPDDVRPGDLLAVPVAGAYHLSMASGYNLVGRPPVVAVHDGSARLLVRRETLMDMSVRDIGL from the coding sequence ATGACCGCCACCTCGCTCGTGCCGGCCCTGGCCACGGCGCCGGCCGCGGACCCTTCGTCGCTCGTCGTCTGGCCCGCCTCCGCCCGGTCCGCCGCGCACGGCGACGTCACCGTCGCGGGCGTCTCGCTGGCGGAGGCGGCCGACCGCTTCGGCACGCCGCTCTACGTCCTGGACGAGGGCGAGTTCCGCGACCGCTGCCGCACCTACCGCGCCGCTTTTCCGGAGGCCGATGTGATCTACGCGGCCAAGGCCTTCCTCTGCCGCGCCCTGCTGCACTGGGTGGAGGAGGAAGGTCTGGGCCTGGACGTCTGCTCGGCGGGCGAGTTGGAGCTCGCCGTCACCACGGGATTCCCGCCCGAGCGGATCGTGTTGCACGGCAACGCCAAGAGCCCCAAAGACCTGAGCGCGGCCGTACGGCTGGGTGTCGCGCGGATCGTCGTCGACAGCGCCTCGGAGATCAACCACCTGGCCGTGCTGGTGCCGAGGGGCACCCGGCAGCAGGTCATGGTGCGCGTGGTGCCGGACGTCTCGGCGGGCGGCCACGCGGCCGTCAGAACCGGCACCGACGGGCAGAAGTTCGGTTTGTCGATCACCGACGGCTCCGCCGAGGAGGCCGTCGTCCGGATCCTCGGCCGGCCCGAGCTGGAACTGGTCGGCCTGCACTGCCACATCGGATCCCAGATAGCCGAAGTCGAGCCGTACATCACGGCGCTGCGCCGGCTGATCGGCCTGCTGGCCCGGATCCGGGACGACCACGGCGTCGTGCTTCCGCAACTCGATCTCGGCGGTGGCCACGCGGTGGCCTACCGGCCGGGCGAGGACGTCCTCGACGTGGCCGCGCTCGCCGCCCGGGTCCGCACCGAGCTCGCGGACGGCTGCGCCCGCGCCGGGCTGCCATTGCCACGGCTCACCATCGAGCCGGGACGGGCGATCGCCGGCCCCGCGGGCGTCGCGGTCTACCGCGTGCTGTCGGTCAAGGACACCGGCGGGCAGCGCTTCGTCGCCGTGGACGGCGGCATGAGCGACAACCCGCGGCCCGCCCTGTACGGGGTGCGCTACGCGCCCCGGCTCATCGGCCGCGGCTCCACCGCCCCGGTGCGGCCGGTCACCGTCGTCGGCCGGCACTGTGAGGCCGGTGACGTCCTCGCGGCCGGTGCGGCACTGCCGGACGACGTCCGCCCCGGCGACCTGCTGGCCGTCCCGGTCGCGGGTGCCTACCACCTGTCTATGGCGTCCGGCTACAACCTGGTGGGCCGCCCGCCCGTCGTCGCCGTCCACGACGGCAGCGCCCGGCTCCTGGTACGCCGCGAGACGCTGATGGACATGAGCGTGCGCGACATCGGCCTGTGA
- a CDS encoding amphi-Trp domain-containing protein, with amino-acid sequence MIFAGIAAIAEDDVLPTRPLTHGLDAAPDAHAVSGSETPMKDLKFEQKRSLTRLEAADQLTALAAALREGEDAELELNPGTLSLRIADDLRSEIEVEIGNGEIELEIEFKWSTGPTRTEPSRKAAGKAKAATRKKVPAKPVRGRTGTSGRKGAKRSATKTT; translated from the coding sequence ATGATCTTCGCGGGTATCGCCGCCATCGCTGAGGACGACGTGTTGCCTACGCGCCCGCTCACGCACGGCCTCGATGCGGCGCCCGATGCCCATGCCGTTTCCGGATCGGAGACACCCATGAAGGACCTCAAGTTCGAGCAGAAGCGCTCACTGACACGCCTTGAGGCGGCTGATCAGCTCACAGCCCTCGCAGCCGCGCTGAGGGAAGGTGAGGATGCCGAACTTGAACTCAACCCGGGAACGCTGAGCCTGCGGATCGCCGACGACCTTCGCAGCGAGATCGAGGTCGAGATCGGCAATGGGGAGATCGAGCTCGAGATCGAGTTCAAATGGTCGACCGGGCCGACCCGGACAGAGCCGTCGCGGAAGGCCGCAGGCAAGGCGAAGGCCGCAACGCGGAAGAAGGTGCCCGCAAAGCCGGTACGCGGCAGAACGGGCACCAGCGGACGCAAAGGCGCGAAGCGGTCCGCTACGAAAACGACGTGA
- a CDS encoding helix-turn-helix transcriptional regulator — protein sequence MVRTPLTPWERDRGERFGALLRRARGDRSMVEVAAAAGLSAETLRKIETGRAPTPAFFTVAALAAALDVSLDELVTACAEGAEDAPEALTA from the coding sequence ATGGTGAGAACTCCTTTGACCCCCTGGGAACGTGACCGCGGTGAGCGCTTCGGCGCGCTGCTGCGCCGGGCCCGTGGCGACCGCAGCATGGTGGAGGTCGCCGCCGCGGCGGGACTGTCCGCGGAGACCCTCCGCAAGATCGAGACCGGCCGGGCACCGACCCCGGCCTTCTTCACCGTGGCGGCCCTGGCCGCCGCGCTGGACGTGTCCTTGGACGAGCTGGTCACCGCGTGCGCGGAAGGCGCCGAGGACGCGCCGGAGGCGCTGACGGCCTAG
- a CDS encoding histidine phosphatase family protein → MSGTRRLVILRHAKSAWPDGVPDHDRPLNRRGLRDAPAAGRWLGEAGRLPDLVLCSSARRTRQTWELAAAELDGAPPVRYEPRLYAADDDDLLDVVREVAADVGTLLLVGHNPGLQELALLLAGEAAGDTLERARTKFPTSGTAVLTWSGPWSALEPGAALLTDFVVPRGRREERP, encoded by the coding sequence ATGAGCGGGACGCGGCGACTGGTGATCCTGCGGCACGCCAAGTCCGCCTGGCCCGACGGCGTTCCCGACCACGACAGGCCGCTGAACCGGCGCGGCCTGCGCGATGCCCCCGCCGCCGGCCGGTGGTTGGGCGAGGCCGGCCGGCTGCCCGACCTCGTCCTGTGCTCCTCCGCCCGCCGGACCCGCCAGACATGGGAACTGGCCGCCGCCGAGCTGGACGGCGCTCCACCGGTCCGCTACGAACCGCGCCTCTACGCGGCGGACGACGACGACCTGCTCGACGTCGTCCGCGAAGTGGCCGCCGACGTCGGGACGTTGCTGCTGGTCGGCCACAACCCCGGCCTCCAGGAACTGGCCCTGCTGCTCGCCGGCGAGGCGGCCGGCGACACTCTGGAGCGCGCGCGGACGAAGTTCCCCACGTCCGGCACCGCCGTGCTCACCTGGAGCGGACCGTGGTCGGCCCTCGAGCCGGGCGCCGCCCTGCTGACCGACTTCGTGGTGCCGCGCGGGCGGCGCGAGGAGCGTCCCTGA
- a CDS encoding carboxymuconolactone decarboxylase family protein, producing MSTASETPVLDTLAAMTVDSIERCGMAPDMFIVTRIAALAASDAPPISYVAHIDPALQAGLTAEQVQDVLVAIAPIVGTARVMTAAGNIATALGIAIAVADAEMDAQG from the coding sequence ATGTCCACTGCGTCGGAAACCCCTGTCCTGGACACCCTTGCCGCCATGACTGTCGACTCGATCGAGCGATGCGGCATGGCACCGGACATGTTCATCGTCACGCGTATCGCGGCACTCGCCGCCTCGGATGCCCCGCCCATCTCCTACGTGGCGCATATCGACCCCGCACTCCAAGCCGGCCTGACCGCCGAACAGGTGCAGGACGTCCTGGTGGCCATCGCCCCCATCGTCGGCACCGCCCGTGTCATGACGGCAGCAGGCAACATCGCCACGGCGCTCGGCATCGCCATCGCCGTCGCCGACGCCGAGATGGACGCCCAGGGCTGA
- a CDS encoding SAV_915 family protein — MVDHQYAEDPEPSERIPAGSLLVPVRPGSAGCTARFFRTPLGDRTAVAFTTERRLVAALGAGQEWISLSATALHALGAPLGVTALTVDPSLVAPAPTPVGTATPLGTAAPVRTAGPVKAAGPARTVAATATAASAAPARTFR; from the coding sequence ATGGTCGACCACCAGTACGCGGAGGATCCCGAACCTTCCGAACGCATCCCGGCCGGATCACTTCTCGTCCCTGTCCGGCCGGGTTCCGCGGGCTGTACCGCCCGCTTCTTCCGCACCCCGCTCGGCGACCGCACCGCCGTCGCCTTCACCACCGAGCGGCGGCTGGTCGCGGCGCTGGGCGCCGGCCAGGAGTGGATCAGCCTGTCGGCGACCGCGCTGCACGCCCTCGGGGCGCCGCTGGGCGTCACCGCCCTCACCGTCGATCCGTCGCTGGTCGCCCCCGCTCCCACACCCGTCGGAACCGCCACGCCCCTCGGAACCGCCGCGCCCGTCAGAACGGCCGGACCCGTCAAGGCCGCTGGACCCGCCAGAACCGTCGCGGCCACGGCCACCGCAGCGAGCGCGGCGCCCGCTCGGACATTCCGCTGA
- a CDS encoding AEC family transporter, with amino-acid sequence MHSLLAGFAPIWILTAAGYLVSRTGLLGEQAETVLGRFVFHVAMPAALFVMISKARLDTFANTSMIAFAAGTVVVCALGLLAARRFFHHKLADQAISSMAAGYVNSANLGIPVALQVLGDASFVAQILLFQVLLISPVILTLLDAGTGAGWQSGGLTRMLMMPVRNPIIMASALGAVVSAAGWQLPTALGHSCELLGAAAVPTALVTLGMSLHGRPAATGAGRLTEVGVTVLLKTLVQPLVALAVGGLLLHLPQHQLLAVVLCSALPTAQNAFIYARQYDLDTDLARDSVMVSTLVSMATLSVVYWTLGPTHP; translated from the coding sequence ATGCACTCCCTGCTCGCCGGCTTCGCCCCGATCTGGATACTCACCGCGGCCGGCTACCTGGTCAGCCGCACGGGTCTGCTGGGCGAGCAGGCGGAGACCGTCCTCGGCCGGTTCGTCTTCCATGTGGCCATGCCCGCCGCGCTGTTCGTCATGATCTCCAAGGCGCGCCTCGACACCTTCGCGAACACCTCGATGATCGCCTTCGCCGCCGGCACCGTCGTGGTCTGCGCCCTCGGCCTCCTGGCCGCTCGCCGGTTCTTCCACCACAAGCTCGCCGACCAGGCGATCAGCAGCATGGCGGCCGGCTACGTCAACTCGGCCAACCTCGGGATCCCGGTGGCCCTGCAGGTGCTCGGGGACGCCTCGTTCGTCGCCCAGATCCTGCTCTTCCAGGTGCTGCTGATATCCCCCGTCATCCTGACCCTGCTCGACGCCGGCACCGGCGCCGGCTGGCAGAGCGGCGGCCTCACCAGGATGCTGATGATGCCGGTGCGCAACCCGATCATCATGGCCTCGGCCCTCGGCGCCGTCGTCTCCGCCGCCGGCTGGCAGCTTCCGACGGCGCTCGGCCACTCCTGCGAACTGCTCGGCGCGGCCGCCGTTCCCACCGCCCTCGTCACCCTCGGCATGTCGCTGCACGGCCGCCCGGCCGCCACCGGCGCGGGCCGGCTCACCGAGGTCGGGGTGACGGTCCTGCTCAAGACCCTCGTGCAGCCCCTCGTCGCCCTGGCGGTCGGCGGCCTCCTTCTGCACCTGCCGCAGCACCAGTTGCTCGCCGTGGTCCTCTGCTCCGCGCTGCCCACCGCCCAGAACGCCTTCATCTACGCGCGCCAGTACGACCTGGACACCGATCTCGCCCGCGACTCCGTGATGGTCTCCACCCTCGTCTCGATGGCCACCCTCTCCGTCGTCTACTGGACCCTGGGCCCGACCCACCCGTAG
- a CDS encoding NADP-dependent oxidoreductase, translating into MNEKPTMRAITQDTFGGPEVLRLTELPRPEPVPHEVLVRVRAAGVNPVDWKTREGGGMAGALSAPPFVLGWDVSGVVEQVGFGVHTLEVGDEVYGMPSFPREAGAYAEYVTAPARHFARKPATLDHDHAAAVPLAALTAWQALTVTAGVTAGQRVLIHGAAGGVGHFAVQFAKHLGAHVTGTARAPKHAWLRELGADELVDYTAVRFEEEVRDIDVVLDLIGDEHDRTSTRSLDTLRAGGILVAVPSGVSPELMEGARERGLRASAYLVEPDGDSLATIAGLIDKGGIAVEVEDVLPLAEAAEAHRRGEEGRTRGKLTLHVA; encoded by the coding sequence ATGAACGAGAAGCCGACCATGCGCGCGATCACCCAGGACACCTTCGGCGGCCCGGAAGTGCTGCGTCTCACCGAGCTCCCCCGCCCGGAGCCGGTGCCGCACGAGGTGCTGGTGCGGGTGCGTGCCGCCGGGGTCAACCCGGTCGACTGGAAGACCCGGGAGGGCGGCGGGATGGCCGGTGCGCTGAGCGCGCCGCCGTTCGTGCTGGGCTGGGACGTCTCCGGCGTCGTCGAGCAGGTGGGGTTCGGCGTCCACACCCTGGAGGTCGGTGACGAGGTGTACGGGATGCCGTCGTTCCCCCGGGAGGCCGGCGCGTACGCGGAGTACGTGACCGCCCCGGCCCGGCACTTCGCCCGCAAGCCCGCCACGCTCGACCACGACCACGCCGCCGCGGTACCGCTCGCCGCCCTGACCGCCTGGCAGGCCCTGACCGTCACCGCCGGGGTCACGGCCGGGCAGCGGGTGCTGATCCACGGCGCGGCGGGCGGGGTGGGGCACTTCGCCGTGCAGTTCGCCAAGCACCTGGGGGCGCACGTCACCGGCACCGCCCGCGCCCCGAAGCACGCCTGGCTGCGTGAACTGGGCGCCGACGAGCTGGTCGACTACACCGCGGTCCGCTTCGAGGAAGAGGTGCGCGACATCGACGTCGTCCTCGACCTGATCGGCGACGAGCACGACCGTACGAGCACCCGCTCGCTGGACACGCTGCGCGCCGGCGGGATCCTCGTCGCCGTCCCGTCGGGTGTCTCGCCCGAACTGATGGAGGGGGCACGGGAGCGCGGCCTGCGGGCCTCGGCCTACCTCGTCGAGCCGGACGGCGACTCGCTGGCCACGATCGCCGGGCTGATCGACAAGGGCGGCATCGCCGTCGAGGTCGAGG
- a CDS encoding DUF4291 domain-containing protein, giving the protein MDEPKHRIRALHTETTVTVYQAYSPHIGLLAASTGRFPAAWQRDRMTWIKPSFLWMMYRCGWGVKEGQETVLAVEIAREGFEWALRHACLSHYERGLHPDRASWKRDLRRSPARVQWDPERDLQLQPLPYRSLQLGLTGDAARRYADEWTVAITDVTPLAQEIHTLVRAGDLSAAGRLLPAELPYPADEELLAPLLP; this is encoded by the coding sequence GTGGACGAGCCGAAACACCGGATCCGCGCGCTGCACACGGAGACCACCGTCACCGTCTACCAGGCCTACTCCCCGCACATCGGCCTCCTCGCGGCGAGCACCGGCCGGTTCCCGGCGGCCTGGCAACGGGACCGGATGACGTGGATCAAGCCGAGCTTTCTCTGGATGATGTATCGCTGCGGCTGGGGCGTGAAGGAGGGCCAGGAGACGGTACTCGCCGTCGAGATCGCCCGTGAAGGCTTCGAGTGGGCGCTGCGGCACGCGTGCCTCTCCCACTACGAGCGTGGGCTCCACCCCGACCGGGCCTCCTGGAAGCGCGATCTCCGACGCTCCCCCGCCCGCGTCCAGTGGGACCCCGAACGCGACCTCCAGCTCCAGCCGCTGCCGTACCGATCCCTCCAACTCGGCCTCACCGGCGACGCTGCCCGCCGGTACGCGGACGAGTGGACGGTCGCCATCACGGATGTGACCCCGCTCGCCCAGGAGATCCACACCCTCGTACGCGCCGGCGACCTGAGCGCCGCGGGCCGGCTGCTGCCCGCCGAACTCCCCTACCCAGCGGACGAGGAGCTGCTGGCACCGCTGCTGCCATGA
- a CDS encoding universal stress protein — MAEATRIIVGVSGSLSSLAALHRGVAEARRHDALLVPVLAWAPVGGEIAYRRTPCPPLLKEWERAAGKRLDIAFEQALGGYPNGLRIRPLVVRAAPGQALVQIADRPDDLLVVSAGRRGPLNRMFHGSVARYCLAHAKCPVIAVPPSDLLETLERAGRHGLPFPSTVTSFS; from the coding sequence ATGGCTGAGGCCACGCGGATCATCGTCGGAGTCAGCGGATCGCTGAGCAGCCTGGCCGCACTGCACCGCGGCGTCGCCGAGGCGCGCCGCCACGACGCCCTCCTCGTACCGGTGCTCGCCTGGGCACCGGTCGGCGGCGAGATCGCGTACCGCAGGACGCCCTGCCCGCCGCTGCTCAAGGAATGGGAGCGCGCGGCCGGCAAACGCTTGGACATCGCTTTCGAACAGGCCCTCGGCGGCTACCCCAACGGCCTGCGCATCCGCCCGCTCGTCGTACGCGCCGCGCCCGGTCAGGCGCTGGTGCAGATCGCCGACCGGCCGGACGACCTGCTCGTGGTGAGCGCGGGCCGCCGCGGCCCGCTGAACCGGATGTTCCACGGCTCGGTGGCCCGCTACTGCCTGGCCCACGCCAAGTGCCCGGTGATCGCCGTACCGCCGTCCGACCTGCTGGAGACGCTGGAACGCGCGGGACGCCACGGCCTCCCGTTCCCGTCGACGGTCACGTCGTTTTCGTAG
- a CDS encoding helix-turn-helix domain-containing protein, giving the protein MTIACTTGNHAQHDVYAALCPCRDVLDLLANKWTALAIGAMEEGPQRFGALQRRLQGISPKVLTSTLRRLEDSGFVDRTVYPAVPLHVEYELTDLGRGVAVPLGVLRAWVETHLDTVKPDAPAGCA; this is encoded by the coding sequence ATGACCATCGCGTGCACGACAGGAAACCACGCACAGCACGACGTCTACGCCGCGCTGTGTCCGTGCCGCGACGTGCTGGACCTGCTCGCCAACAAATGGACGGCGCTGGCGATCGGAGCGATGGAGGAGGGGCCGCAGCGCTTCGGCGCGCTGCAGCGCCGCCTCCAGGGCATCAGCCCCAAGGTCCTCACGAGCACCCTGCGGCGCCTGGAGGACAGCGGGTTCGTCGACCGCACCGTCTACCCGGCCGTCCCGCTGCACGTGGAGTACGAACTGACGGATCTGGGGCGCGGCGTCGCCGTGCCGCTGGGCGTGCTGCGCGCCTGGGTGGAGACCCACCTGGACACCGTCAAGCCGGACGCGCCGGCCGGGTGCGCCTGA